One window from the genome of Commensalibacter oyaizuii encodes:
- a CDS encoding MFS transporter: MSSKKLLFGFMPISLIWGYIAIAIFMAGDGFEIAFLSKYITDMRFSQEQASFVFTVYAFAAAIAAWSSGVIAEIVTPQRAMLMGFAIWVVFHVLFMIFGIGMHSYWLMVLFYGLRGFGYPLFIYSFIILIIHNVPEAKISTAMGWFWAAYSVGLGTIGGLLPGYTNPVMGETGTLWFSLIWIVIGGLLALFALRKVKIDEEKANLPVQEKMQELTRAITILFTNKYIFMSALIRIINTVPLFGVAVIMPWFLEGDPQHNLAGLGFSNTEWQQIWALFLTITIFTNVLWGIMGDHIGWLRQVRWVGCIGGVFSCLAFYYVPLHFGHNYYAAMIPAIMLGITVAAFVPMTAVFTTLEPHHQGAAVSIYNLSASLSQSVATAIAGLAIGFVGISGVLWIYAGLYVFAAILTYFIKVDQPKLVKTAKI; this comes from the coding sequence ATGAGTTCAAAAAAACTTTTATTTGGTTTTATGCCCATTTCATTGATTTGGGGATATATTGCCATTGCTATTTTTATGGCTGGTGATGGTTTTGAAATTGCTTTTTTATCCAAATATATCACGGATATGCGGTTTTCTCAGGAACAGGCTTCTTTTGTTTTTACAGTATATGCTTTTGCTGCTGCCATTGCTGCATGGAGTTCAGGCGTTATTGCAGAGATTGTTACCCCCCAGCGCGCTATGTTAATGGGTTTTGCCATTTGGGTCGTTTTTCACGTTCTATTCATGATTTTTGGAATAGGTATGCATAGTTATTGGCTGATGGTATTATTTTATGGCTTGCGTGGATTTGGATATCCTTTATTTATTTATTCATTTATTATTTTGATTATCCATAATGTTCCAGAGGCAAAAATATCAACAGCAATGGGATGGTTTTGGGCCGCTTATTCGGTGGGATTGGGAACAATTGGTGGATTATTACCTGGTTATACAAACCCTGTTATGGGGGAAACAGGAACTTTATGGTTTTCATTGATATGGATTGTTATTGGTGGGCTTCTTGCACTATTTGCATTACGTAAAGTTAAAATAGATGAAGAAAAGGCTAATCTGCCTGTGCAAGAAAAGATGCAGGAGTTAACACGCGCAATTACAATTTTATTTACTAATAAATATATTTTTATGTCCGCCCTAATTCGTATTATTAATACGGTACCTTTATTTGGGGTTGCTGTGATTATGCCTTGGTTTTTGGAAGGCGACCCTCAACATAATCTTGCTGGTTTGGGTTTTTCAAATACGGAATGGCAGCAAATATGGGCATTGTTTTTAACCATTACTATTTTTACCAATGTGTTGTGGGGAATAATGGGTGATCATATTGGCTGGTTAAGACAGGTTCGTTGGGTTGGCTGTATCGGTGGTGTATTTTCTTGTTTAGCGTTCTATTACGTGCCACTTCATTTTGGTCATAATTATTATGCAGCAATGATTCCTGCTATTATGTTGGGGATTACTGTCGCTGCTTTTGTGCCAATGACCGCTGTATTTACGACCCTTGAACCTCATCATCAAGGGGCAGCTGTTTCTATTTACAACCTTTCAGCATCGCTTAGTCAGAGTGTGGCGACAGCAATTGCAGGATTAGCAATCGGTTTTGTTGGTATTTCTGGTGTGTTGTGGATTTATGCAGGACTTTACGTATTTGCTGCCATCTTAACTTATTTTATCAAAGTTGATCAGCCAAAACTAGTAAAGACAGCTAAGATTTAG
- a CDS encoding glycosyltransferase family 2 protein, translating into MKLGIAITTLNRAECLLEQIRMIQKFSVSEYELIVCDDGSSDNTIDLLEKENISYISSENKGIAWNKNRGIYYLTNYTSVDAFILLDDDIYPTMYGWDIEWGKAAQLHGSVTFIIPEWKKHLAFGNCTACNPGLTPIIAGSSIAFSREAFPFVGYMDNRFGRYGHEHTDYSTRYVKAGFGGLIKNDKSILYAVVDSGLELIPIVSNGSTEEANRNEPILHRLSNEPLFRQPWFNDQQQQAFLSEFKDIGYKITIPEWDILRDFDREFYLATYPDVRASGIDPVKHYYLYGRHENRKNKPDPTGDE; encoded by the coding sequence ATGAAACTTGGTATCGCAATAACAACATTGAATCGTGCTGAGTGTTTACTAGAACAAATTCGAATGATTCAAAAATTCTCTGTATCTGAATACGAACTAATTGTTTGTGATGATGGATCATCTGATAATACAATTGACTTATTAGAAAAAGAGAATATTTCTTATATCTCAAGTGAAAATAAGGGCATAGCTTGGAATAAAAATAGAGGTATTTATTATCTTACTAATTATACTTCTGTAGATGCATTTATTTTACTAGATGATGATATATATCCAACTATGTACGGCTGGGATATTGAGTGGGGTAAAGCTGCTCAATTACATGGTAGTGTTACTTTCATTATTCCAGAATGGAAAAAACATTTGGCTTTTGGAAATTGTACAGCGTGTAATCCAGGTTTAACGCCAATAATTGCAGGTTCTTCTATCGCTTTTAGTCGTGAGGCATTCCCTTTTGTTGGGTATATGGATAATCGATTTGGACGTTATGGTCACGAGCACACAGATTACTCTACGCGCTATGTAAAAGCTGGGTTTGGTGGTTTGATAAAAAATGACAAATCTATTTTATATGCTGTTGTTGATAGCGGTTTAGAATTAATCCCAATTGTATCCAATGGTAGTACAGAAGAGGCTAACAGAAATGAACCTATTTTACATAGGTTAAGTAATGAACCTCTTTTTCGTCAGCCTTGGTTTAATGATCAACAACAGCAAGCTTTTTTGTCTGAATTTAAAGATATTGGATATAAGATTACTATACCAGAATGGGATATACTGCGTGATTTCGATAGGGAATTTTATTTAGCAACCTATCCAGATGTAAGAGCATCAGGTATTGATCCTGTTAAGCATTATTATTTATATGGTCGCCATGAAAATAGAAAAAATAAACCCGATCCAACTGGTGATGAGTAA
- a CDS encoding HAD family hydrolase: protein MKKEFIQAIQQAPKAVHPEGQLKLVIFDCDGVLVESEHVVGEVLGEEARKYGWNITGPEAHQLFSGVQLVDIEKEIERHVTTPLPLHWRKHTHDKIVQAMYHDIHKMAGVETILQTLKDFGIPYRIGSNSSLEEMDIKFATAKLTHWFEKDRTHSGCDMERPKPFPDLYLYAAEQEGVNPEDCIVIEDSDTGLKAAYDAGMVCILLRDLDKPAPNYKGLIRVQTLDEATNFIKDVLQTQKGVKN, encoded by the coding sequence ATGAAGAAAGAATTTATTCAAGCAATACAGCAAGCGCCCAAAGCTGTACATCCAGAAGGTCAACTAAAATTGGTTATTTTTGATTGTGATGGCGTTTTGGTTGAAAGTGAACATGTTGTTGGCGAAGTTTTAGGAGAAGAAGCCCGTAAATATGGTTGGAACATTACAGGGCCTGAAGCCCATCAATTGTTTAGTGGCGTTCAACTTGTTGACATTGAAAAAGAAATTGAACGTCATGTGACCACGCCTTTGCCTTTGCATTGGCGTAAACATACCCATGATAAAATTGTTCAAGCCATGTATCACGATATACATAAAATGGCAGGGGTTGAAACAATTTTACAAACATTAAAGGATTTTGGCATTCCTTATCGTATTGGATCAAATTCTTCACTAGAAGAAATGGATATTAAATTTGCTACAGCAAAATTAACCCATTGGTTTGAGAAAGATCGTACTCATTCAGGGTGTGATATGGAACGTCCAAAACCTTTTCCAGATTTATATCTTTATGCAGCTGAGCAAGAAGGGGTTAATCCAGAAGATTGTATCGTCATCGAAGATTCTGATACTGGATTAAAAGCAGCGTATGATGCGGGAATGGTTTGCATATTGTTACGGGATTTGGACAAACCAGCACCTAATTATAAAGGGCTAATCCGAGTACAAACGTTGGATGAAGCAACCAATTTTATCAAAGATGTTTTACAAACTCAAAAAGGTGTAAAAAACTAA
- a CDS encoding alpha/beta hydrolase family protein produces MTNVKLPRLCGSWISPFTPQIVSGKNTFFSELQTDHDDIYWLERRPEEQGRTVLVKWNSTTNITDITPQTVSVGTRVHEYGGGAYHVHNQQIIFSDQKTNAVWFINREQQPLLIFQDKNYRFADFRIMDQYVICVAEHRKQDTVENYIVALSLSKLQRLTILAKGADFYSFPRLSPDQHHLAWIEWDHPNMPWEATRLCIAEIDQTLCLHNIKIIAGTNNQESFIQPEWTSNHTLIVSNDRSGYWNLYQVNIDDPNLYAIAPIDAEIGLPAWVFGQQSWYPLHHNQFIAQAITKGNTETIFIHDGQISNINLDHPESCPVPLKTNNSFAWINHSPYCPAQIMMQDADGKHYVLRSSSTIQLSPKDISYGQAITFPTQDHQQAHAFFYPPTNKNYCPTQGELPPLLVLAHGGPTGQTTNGFSLKIQFWTNRGFAVVDVNYRGSTGFGKYYRKLLQKQWGVLDVQDCIYVCKALIDQGKVDPKRIVIRGSSAGGFTVLTALIQSSLFAAGSCSYGVGDLTALAKETHKFESHYLNGLIGEYPKEHQRYHDLSPLTHIHKIHSPLILFQGLKDEVVPPSQAEAIVNTLQKNHIPHAYYTFPEEGHGFRQPETLVKVLELELSFFGKILGFIPHDLTNKVDIHC; encoded by the coding sequence ATGACTAATGTAAAATTACCACGACTATGCGGCAGCTGGATATCGCCCTTTACCCCCCAAATCGTCAGTGGAAAAAACACTTTTTTTTCCGAATTACAAACAGATCATGACGATATTTATTGGTTAGAACGCCGTCCAGAAGAGCAAGGCAGAACCGTTCTCGTCAAATGGAATTCAACAACCAACATAACAGACATAACCCCACAAACCGTTTCAGTTGGTACACGTGTCCATGAGTATGGTGGTGGGGCATATCATGTGCATAACCAACAAATTATCTTTAGTGACCAAAAAACAAACGCTGTTTGGTTTATAAATAGAGAGCAACAACCACTTTTAATCTTTCAAGACAAAAACTATCGTTTCGCTGATTTTCGTATCATGGATCAATATGTCATCTGTGTAGCTGAACATCGTAAACAAGATACTGTTGAAAACTATATTGTTGCCTTGTCTTTATCCAAGCTACAGCGACTCACTATTTTAGCAAAAGGTGCTGATTTTTACAGTTTCCCACGTTTATCCCCAGACCAACATCATCTTGCTTGGATTGAATGGGATCACCCTAACATGCCTTGGGAAGCAACACGTTTATGTATCGCGGAAATTGATCAAACGCTCTGCCTACACAATATCAAAATCATTGCAGGAACCAATAATCAAGAATCATTCATCCAACCTGAATGGACATCAAATCATACTTTGATCGTCAGTAATGATCGTAGTGGTTATTGGAATCTTTATCAGGTCAACATCGATGATCCAAACCTATATGCCATAGCCCCAATAGATGCTGAAATTGGCTTACCAGCATGGGTGTTTGGACAACAAAGCTGGTATCCACTTCATCATAATCAATTCATTGCTCAGGCAATCACCAAAGGTAATACCGAAACAATATTTATTCACGATGGGCAAATATCAAACATTAATCTCGATCATCCAGAATCTTGCCCTGTACCATTGAAAACAAATAATAGTTTTGCATGGATTAATCACTCCCCCTACTGCCCTGCTCAAATCATGATGCAAGATGCTGATGGGAAACACTATGTTTTACGCTCCTCTAGCACTATTCAACTCAGTCCAAAGGATATTTCCTATGGGCAAGCCATAACTTTTCCAACGCAAGATCATCAACAAGCACATGCTTTCTTTTATCCACCAACGAATAAAAACTATTGCCCAACCCAAGGAGAATTGCCTCCCTTACTGGTTTTGGCTCATGGTGGACCAACAGGGCAAACAACCAACGGTTTCAGTCTAAAAATTCAATTTTGGACAAACCGAGGATTTGCTGTAGTTGATGTAAATTATCGCGGTTCGACGGGATTTGGTAAATATTATCGTAAATTATTACAAAAACAATGGGGAGTTCTGGATGTTCAAGACTGTATTTATGTTTGCAAAGCTTTGATTGACCAGGGCAAAGTAGATCCAAAACGGATCGTAATACGTGGCAGCAGTGCAGGGGGGTTTACTGTTCTTACGGCTTTAATTCAATCCTCGCTATTTGCTGCAGGATCATGTTCGTACGGGGTCGGAGACCTTACAGCCCTAGCCAAAGAAACGCATAAATTTGAATCTCATTATTTAAATGGATTAATTGGTGAATATCCAAAAGAACACCAACGATACCATGATTTGTCGCCATTAACTCATATTCACAAAATTCATTCCCCTTTGATTTTATTCCAAGGTTTAAAAGATGAGGTTGTCCCCCCCTCTCAAGCCGAGGCAATCGTCAATACTTTACAAAAAAACCATATTCCTCATGCTTATTATACGTTTCCAGAAGAAGGACATGGTTTTAGACAGCCTGAAACCCTAGTCAAAGTTTTAGAACTAGAATTATCTTTTTTTGGTAAAATTTTAGGATTTATTCCCCATGATCTAACAAATAAAGTCGATATTCACTGTTAA
- a CDS encoding putative hemolysin: protein MQCSKFFNYAIMLGLLVLTGCQNHQKFQKSKTSVGKLGMANPASVYCLQKRGKLIMVNTKEGQYGDCLLPSGERIEEWKLYRKDHT, encoded by the coding sequence ATGCAGTGTTCGAAGTTTTTCAATTATGCGATTATGTTAGGATTGTTGGTTTTGACAGGATGTCAAAATCATCAAAAATTTCAAAAATCAAAGACATCCGTAGGAAAATTAGGTATGGCTAACCCTGCTTCTGTATATTGCTTACAGAAACGGGGAAAATTGATTATGGTAAATACTAAAGAGGGGCAATATGGTGATTGTCTTTTACCTAGTGGTGAGCGGATAGAAGAATGGAAATTATACCGTAAAGACCATACTTAA
- the hemE gene encoding uroporphyrinogen decarboxylase, which yields MLSTNKKLLTVLNGQSIWPPPVWLMRQAGRFLPEFRLLRQQADFLTRCMTPDLAVEITLQPIRRFAFDGAILFSDILILPWALGQDLQFIEGRGPVLPPIQSEQDLLKLNPYQAEEKTEPVLEAIRRLNKIVNSFDSIGTAAAKTVTLIGFTGSPFTVACYMVEGGSSKDFATVFKMMYENPSLFKKIINLLVKTTADYLCRQIEAGAEAVKLFDSWAGLLPVSLFNEYVIQPTCRIVRIIQQKYPHIPIIGFPRLAGTKLQSYIDGTGLKTVGIDQTADISLLNKTINPTIGFQGNIDPLCLLHSSKMLKQEIYNLCVELKNRPHILNLGHGVLPSTPVEHVYELVNTVRTLA from the coding sequence ATGCTGTCGACGAACAAAAAACTCTTAACTGTTTTAAATGGGCAATCTATTTGGCCTCCACCAGTGTGGTTAATGCGACAAGCAGGAAGATTTCTGCCTGAATTCAGACTGTTACGACAGCAAGCTGACTTTTTAACTCGATGTATGACCCCTGATTTAGCAGTAGAAATTACCCTTCAACCTATACGACGTTTTGCATTTGATGGTGCTATTTTATTTTCAGATATTTTAATTCTTCCTTGGGCTTTGGGACAAGACTTACAATTTATCGAAGGTAGAGGCCCTGTACTTCCACCTATTCAATCCGAACAAGATTTATTAAAATTAAATCCATATCAAGCAGAAGAAAAAACCGAACCTGTTTTAGAAGCTATAAGACGATTAAATAAGATTGTGAATAGTTTTGACTCCATTGGCACTGCTGCAGCTAAAACAGTTACCTTAATTGGCTTTACTGGATCTCCTTTTACGGTTGCTTGTTACATGGTTGAAGGAGGAAGTTCTAAAGATTTCGCAACTGTTTTTAAAATGATGTATGAAAATCCATCTCTCTTTAAAAAAATTATTAACTTATTAGTTAAAACAACTGCAGATTATTTATGTCGACAAATTGAAGCTGGTGCTGAAGCGGTAAAATTATTTGATAGTTGGGCAGGACTATTACCTGTATCTTTGTTCAATGAATACGTTATTCAACCAACCTGTCGAATTGTTCGAATTATACAACAAAAATATCCTCATATTCCAATTATTGGTTTTCCTCGTTTAGCGGGAACAAAATTACAATCTTATATTGATGGAACAGGGCTTAAAACAGTTGGTATTGATCAAACAGCTGATATTTCGTTGTTAAATAAAACAATTAATCCAACAATTGGATTTCAAGGGAATATAGATCCTTTATGTTTATTACATAGTTCCAAGATGTTGAAACAGGAGATTTATAATTTATGTGTTGAATTAAAAAATAGACCCCATATTCTTAATTTAGGGCATGGGGTTTTACCTTCCACTCCCGTTGAACACGTTTATGAATTAGTGAATACGGTAAGAACATTAGCATAA
- the hdeA gene encoding acid-activated periplasmic chaperone HdeA: MKKAMLLLAACAMSVSTVVGAHAADQKNSTKPVNKWACKDFLMLDSSYRPTAVAFAEGITKKDKVVDPMLDVQGIERVVPIIVQECTDNKNDNFVAKVKAHTEKSTSMTH, translated from the coding sequence ATGAAAAAAGCAATGTTATTATTGGCCGCATGTGCGATGTCAGTTTCTACTGTTGTTGGAGCACACGCTGCCGATCAAAAAAATTCTACAAAACCAGTCAATAAATGGGCTTGTAAAGATTTTTTAATGCTGGACAGCAGCTATCGTCCAACAGCTGTTGCCTTTGCTGAAGGGATTACTAAAAAAGATAAAGTTGTGGATCCCATGTTAGATGTTCAAGGAATCGAGAGAGTCGTGCCTATTATCGTGCAAGAATGTACTGATAATAAAAATGATAATTTCGTAGCGAAGGTTAAAGCGCATACTGAAAAATCAACATCAATGACCCATTAG
- a CDS encoding YqaE/Pmp3 family membrane protein, whose translation MRLLLALLLPFTVFFTIGKPFQGIFCLLLQITLIGWIPAAIWAVYSLSNWRTDKKLRDLH comes from the coding sequence ATGAGGTTGTTATTAGCATTACTTTTACCTTTTACTGTCTTTTTTACTATTGGAAAACCTTTCCAAGGGATTTTTTGTTTACTATTACAAATTACGCTAATTGGTTGGATACCTGCAGCGATTTGGGCGGTCTATAGTTTAAGTAATTGGAGAACAGATAAAAAGCTAAGAGATCTCCACTGA
- a CDS encoding carboxymuconolactone decarboxylase family protein — protein sequence MMTIKRIDYYKAAPDTMKAMMDLDKSTKTSILSASLQELIRIRASQVRMR from the coding sequence ATGATGACAATTAAACGGATTGATTATTATAAAGCCGCTCCAGATACGATGAAGGCAATGATGGATCTGGATAAATCAACCAAGACATCTATTCTTTCTGCATCTTTACAAGAGTTGATTAGAATAAGAGCTTCTCAAGTAAGGATGCGTTGA
- a CDS encoding threo-3-hydroxy-L-aspartate ammonia-lyase — protein MSFCVTYQDIILASQRLNNKAILTPVFTSRTANKLVDAQLYFKCENYQHVGAFKFRGAYNAIANLSETQRRAGVLTYSSGNHAQAIAYASQLHNIRALIVMPEDAPKIKIAATKGYGAEIHFYDRYSQDREVIAQQLAKEQGLTIIPPFDYPDVIAGQGTCAKELIEEVGVVDYLIVPLGGGGLLAGSLIAAKSLLPAVKVIGVEPQLGNDGQQSLRKGEVVSISAPKTIADGAATTHLGMHNFPIIQSLVEDIVTVSDDDLVLMMRFFAERMKMIVEPTGCLAAAAVMKKVVSVEHKKVGIIISGGNIDLKQFASWVG, from the coding sequence GTGTCTTTTTGTGTTACCTATCAAGATATCATATTGGCCTCGCAGCGATTAAATAATAAGGCAATATTGACCCCCGTATTTACCTCTAGAACTGCGAATAAATTAGTCGATGCACAATTATATTTCAAATGTGAAAATTATCAGCACGTTGGGGCATTTAAATTCAGGGGGGCATATAATGCAATTGCAAATTTGTCCGAAACCCAACGTAGAGCGGGGGTTCTGACCTATTCATCGGGTAATCACGCCCAAGCAATAGCATACGCCAGTCAATTACATAATATACGGGCACTTATTGTAATGCCCGAAGATGCACCAAAAATAAAGATAGCTGCAACCAAAGGATATGGCGCAGAAATTCACTTTTATGATCGATATTCTCAAGATCGCGAAGTTATCGCACAACAACTTGCTAAGGAACAAGGGTTAACCATTATTCCGCCTTTTGATTATCCAGATGTTATTGCAGGTCAAGGGACGTGCGCCAAAGAACTGATTGAGGAGGTCGGAGTAGTCGATTATTTAATTGTGCCTCTAGGTGGTGGCGGTTTATTAGCGGGATCTTTGATTGCTGCCAAGTCTTTGCTACCGGCTGTCAAAGTCATAGGGGTCGAACCACAACTTGGCAATGACGGACAACAATCCTTGCGCAAAGGTGAAGTTGTTTCTATTTCTGCTCCCAAAACAATTGCAGATGGTGCCGCGACAACGCATTTGGGAATGCATAATTTTCCAATTATTCAGTCTTTGGTTGAAGATATTGTAACAGTATCTGACGATGACCTAGTCTTAATGATGCGATTTTTTGCAGAGCGTATGAAAATGATTGTCGAACCCACGGGTTGCTTAGCCGCTGCGGCTGTAATGAAAAAGGTTGTTTCAGTTGAGCATAAAAAGGTTGGCATTATTATAAGTGGTGGCAATATTGATCTAAAGCAATTTGCTTCTTGGGTTGGATAA
- the hemJ gene encoding protoporphyrinogen oxidase HemJ — protein MIQALVPYALWLKAFHIIAVICWMAGQFYLPRLFVYHCQTQVGSQESERFKVMEQKLLRMIINPAMITTFIFGVLLTLTPGMVDFHSIWWAIKIISVLLLFAFHGACSRWRKQFLNDQNKHSEKFYRYVNEIPAVLMIIIVIMVVVQPF, from the coding sequence ATGATACAAGCATTGGTTCCTTATGCTTTATGGTTAAAAGCATTTCACATTATTGCTGTGATTTGCTGGATGGCTGGGCAATTTTATTTGCCCAGACTTTTTGTATACCATTGTCAAACTCAAGTCGGTTCACAAGAAAGCGAACGATTTAAGGTAATGGAACAAAAATTGCTTCGAATGATTATTAATCCAGCAATGATTACTACGTTTATCTTTGGTGTTTTACTAACATTAACCCCAGGAATGGTAGATTTTCATTCAATCTGGTGGGCGATTAAAATTATCAGTGTATTATTATTATTTGCGTTTCATGGTGCGTGTTCGCGGTGGCGAAAACAGTTCTTAAATGATCAAAATAAACATTCAGAAAAATTTTATCGTTATGTTAATGAAATACCTGCTGTTTTAATGATTATTATTGTAATTATGGTTGTTGTGCAGCCATTTTAA
- a CDS encoding carboxymuconolactone decarboxylase family protein, whose protein sequence is MFDKREKAALLWTETLTLLSEKEASDTIYQQVSEQFTDQELAELTVMIAVINAWNRFGVGFAVRPK, encoded by the coding sequence TTGTTTGATAAACGAGAGAAAGCAGCTTTGTTATGGACTGAAACATTAACGTTATTATCTGAAAAAGAGGCATCTGACACCATTTACCAGCAAGTCTCAGAACAATTTACTGATCAAGAATTGGCAGAACTTACAGTTATGATTGCTGTTATTAATGCATGGAACCGTTTTGGGGTTGGTTTTGCGGTGCGACCAAAGTAA
- the dalD gene encoding D-arabinitol 4-dehydrogenase, whose amino-acid sequence MTNIWMHIGAGSFHRAHQAWYLHRLLKEVAAEQWKIAIGGIRNDVVPLLTALSQQNNEYILETVSPQGVREYEKITSIAKVLPWDEKMTALIEQGAKEETKVIAFTVTEAGYYLDTSHNLDPNSADIQTELKGTICTIYGAVKAILKERIKQNGKPVTLLSCDNLRHNGDRFRHGFLQFLELCKDQELIEWVKKNTTSPNDMVDRIVPRPAADLAPRVAKETGFNDKAPVMGESFIQWVVEDNFISGRPELEKVGVEMVKDVQPYEEAKIRILNASHSCIAWAGTLIGLSYIHEGTHNPDIKKLAWNYVTQDVIPCLTPCPLDLEDYRDVVLDRFGNPNIQDTNQRVAADGLSKIPGFITPTLIGCYDRGKEPKATAVLPALFFIFMEEWHHGRLPYEYQDGILNADTMHAMFNSADPIAIFAGDKALFGKIAGKAEFVTLIRQTVSELKNWINSAK is encoded by the coding sequence ATGACAAATATATGGATGCATATTGGCGCTGGATCATTTCATCGTGCTCATCAAGCGTGGTATTTACATCGTTTATTAAAAGAGGTCGCTGCTGAACAATGGAAGATCGCAATTGGTGGTATTCGTAATGATGTTGTACCTCTTCTTACTGCTCTTTCACAACAAAATAATGAATATATTTTAGAAACTGTCAGTCCACAAGGTGTCCGTGAATACGAAAAAATCACTTCCATAGCAAAAGTTCTGCCATGGGATGAAAAAATGACTGCTCTTATTGAACAAGGTGCAAAGGAAGAAACCAAAGTCATTGCCTTTACCGTTACTGAGGCTGGTTATTATTTAGATACAAGTCATAATTTAGATCCCAATAGCGCAGATATTCAAACAGAATTAAAGGGAACAATTTGCACAATTTATGGTGCAGTCAAGGCGATTTTAAAAGAACGTATTAAACAAAATGGAAAACCTGTTACTCTATTGAGCTGTGATAATTTACGTCACAATGGTGATCGTTTCCGCCACGGTTTTCTTCAATTTCTTGAACTTTGCAAAGATCAAGAGTTAATTGAATGGGTCAAGAAAAATACAACATCACCTAATGATATGGTGGATCGTATTGTTCCTCGTCCAGCTGCTGATTTGGCACCACGTGTTGCCAAAGAAACAGGATTTAATGATAAAGCCCCTGTTATGGGAGAATCATTTATACAATGGGTTGTAGAAGATAACTTTATTAGTGGGCGTCCTGAACTTGAAAAAGTTGGTGTAGAAATGGTGAAGGACGTTCAACCCTATGAAGAAGCAAAGATACGCATTTTAAATGCAAGTCACAGCTGTATTGCTTGGGCAGGTACATTAATTGGGTTATCTTATATTCACGAAGGCACCCACAACCCAGACATTAAAAAGCTAGCTTGGAATTATGTTACTCAGGATGTAATTCCATGTTTAACGCCATGTCCATTAGATCTTGAAGATTACCGAGATGTTGTTTTAGATCGTTTTGGTAATCCCAATATTCAAGATACTAATCAACGAGTAGCAGCTGACGGGTTATCGAAAATTCCAGGGTTTATCACACCGACATTAATTGGATGTTACGATCGTGGTAAAGAGCCGAAAGCAACAGCTGTATTACCAGCTTTGTTCTTTATATTCATGGAAGAGTGGCATCATGGTCGCTTGCCTTATGAATATCAAGATGGAATATTGAATGCAGATACAATGCACGCAATGTTTAACAGTGCTGATCCAATTGCAATTTTTGCAGGGGATAAAGCGTTGTTTGGCAAGATTGCAGGCAAGGCAGAATTTGTCACATTAATTCGTCAAACTGTAAGTGAATTAAAAAACTGGATTAACAGCGCCAAATAA